Proteins encoded within one genomic window of Candidatus Giovannonibacteria bacterium:
- the merA gene encoding mercury(II) reductase has product MKNFDLIIIGGGAGAFAAAIRANELKAKTAIVNAGLPLGGTCVNVGCVPSKTLLYAGEVLHHAKHHGVPGVELEVKNFDFQKVVQDELSLVEKLRQEKYEKVLKNLEHVTAIEGKAKFVSQNEVEVNGEKLSAEKFIIAAGSTATVPPIENIREVGFVTHIEALRLPRQPKELVIIGAGPLGLEFAQMFARFGTKVTVLQRGDSILPHSEKTLTDRLTEILSKEGITIKTNVEVKSARLRQGSGGQARKVLTCTQTDLSAETSVEADEILLAAGKTPNTQGLGLDVVGVEIDKRQAIVVNQNFQTTDKNIFAVGDVTNGPLRLEPTAGREGTLAAENALKGAALSIDYNAVPYTIFTDPQLAGVGFTEDEQMKQMGVCACRTVSFENVPKAILMHRTEGMIKMAIHPQTKQILGVHILAPNAGELIAEAMMLVKNKNTIDDVVNSLPMFPTLSEAIKIVALSFTKDISKLSCCI; this is encoded by the coding sequence ATGAAAAATTTTGACTTAATCATCATCGGCGGCGGAGCGGGCGCGTTTGCCGCCGCTATCCGCGCCAATGAGCTAAAAGCGAAAACGGCGATTGTGAATGCCGGACTGCCGCTCGGCGGCACCTGCGTCAATGTTGGGTGCGTACCGTCAAAGACGCTTCTTTACGCTGGTGAAGTGTTACATCACGCCAAACATCACGGCGTTCCCGGCGTTGAGCTTGAAGTGAAAAATTTTGATTTTCAAAAAGTCGTGCAAGACGAGCTCTCGCTTGTGGAAAAATTGCGTCAAGAGAAATACGAAAAAGTATTAAAAAATTTAGAGCATGTAACCGCCATCGAGGGCAAAGCAAAATTTGTTTCTCAAAACGAGGTAGAGGTGAATGGAGAAAAGTTGAGTGCGGAAAAATTTATTATCGCTGCCGGATCAACAGCAACAGTGCCGCCCATAGAAAATATCCGCGAAGTCGGATTCGTTACGCATATTGAAGCGTTGCGACTTCCGCGCCAGCCGAAAGAGCTAGTTATCATCGGCGCGGGACCGCTTGGCTTAGAGTTTGCCCAGATGTTCGCTCGCTTTGGCACGAAAGTAACTGTTTTACAGCGCGGCGATTCAATTTTACCGCACTCTGAAAAAACTCTCACCGATCGTCTCACCGAAATCCTCTCAAAAGAAGGAATTACTATCAAAACAAATGTTGAGGTAAAAAGCGCCCGCCTGCGCCAAGGCTCCGGCGGGCAAGCGCGCAAAGTATTGACATGCACACAAACCGACCTGTCCGCCGAAACTTCAGTGGAGGCGGATGAAATACTTTTAGCGGCAGGCAAAACGCCCAACACGCAAGGACTCGGTCTCGATGTTGTTGGCGTTGAAATTGATAAACGGCAAGCAATCGTTGTCAATCAAAATTTCCAAACAACCGATAAAAACATTTTTGCAGTCGGCGATGTTACAAACGGCCCCTTGCGGCTTGAGCCGACCGCCGGACGCGAGGGCACGCTTGCGGCAGAAAACGCACTCAAAGGTGCGGCACTTTCGATTGATTACAACGCCGTACCCTACACCATTTTTACCGACCCCCAACTTGCGGGTGTCGGCTTTACCGAAGACGAGCAGATGAAGCAAATGGGCGTTTGTGCCTGCCGCACGGTTTCGTTTGAAAATGTGCCGAAAGCGATTCTAATGCACCGCACCGAGGGAATGATAAAAATGGCAATTCACCCGCAAACAAAACAAATTCTCGGCGTGCATATTCTTGCGCCGAACGCCGGTGAGCTGATCGCCGAAGCGATGATGCTGGTAAAAAACAAAAATACGATTGACGATGTGGTGAATTCTCTCCCGATGTTCCCGACGCTTTCCGAGGCGATAAAGATTGTCGCACTCTCATTTACCAAAGATATTTCCAAATTAAGCTGTTGTATATGA
- a CDS encoding MerC domain-containing protein, translating to MKKFLNLFGTGASGIIAVAVCPSCIPALASLVTSLGIWPFFQLKYMQPLAIIAFLIGLFGLIYSWRRHKNFVPLIIGIVSIFWLYVAIFIKFYTILYWQVWFPTLLLIFSSAMNLYFEKTCASCKISAEVGKSNQEKIYE from the coding sequence ATGAAAAAATTTTTAAATCTTTTTGGAACCGGGGCATCTGGTATTATTGCCGTAGCAGTGTGTCCTTCCTGCATACCCGCTTTAGCTTCACTCGTTACCTCATTGGGGATTTGGCCATTCTTTCAACTGAAATATATGCAGCCATTGGCGATTATTGCCTTTCTTATCGGGCTTTTTGGCCTCATCTATTCTTGGCGGCGACATAAAAACTTCGTTCCTCTTATAATTGGAATCGTCAGCATCTTTTGGCTTTATGTTGCTATATTCATCAAATTTTATACCATTCTTTACTGGCAGGTTTGGTTTCCTACGCTTTTACTAATTTTTTCTTCCGCGATGAATCTCTACTTTGAAAAAACCTGCGCTTCTTGTAAAATATCTGCAGAGGTCGGGAAAAGCAATCAAGAAAAAATCTATGAATAA
- a CDS encoding AAA family ATPase — protein MPPLGQFTIKAQEALKKAHELAIERGSSQIDGSHLLAALILQEEGVVPSLLDKLEIDHAGLLDLMMGELESPIRSSVLSPAHQIYLTPELARILEEAHKSAIFLKDEFISTEHLFLGILEAPSRAKDLLSRFSLNREMVLRALADIRGTQRVTDAEPEHKYRALERYARNLTRLAREDKLDPVIGRDGEIRRVMQVLSRRTKNNPVLIGEAGVGKTAIVEGLALRIASGDVPEGLKDRELISLDLGALVAGTKYRGEFEERLKAVMKELERASGKFILFIDELHTLVGAGAAEGSMDASNMLKPALARGELHAIGATTLKEYQKYIEKDAALARRFQPVYVEEPSTEDTISILRGIKSKYELHHGIKITDAAITAAVNLSARYITDRFLPDKAIDLIDEAASSLRLQMDSMPNELEETRRETMRLEIEKEALKKEENVADNKQKVRKIHKQLGELKEKTGGLELRWKHEKETIDSIRQLKKDLDVLRQESEAAERKGDLAKVAEIRYGRVPELQKKLFAEEGKLRKLQGSKRILREEIIEEDIADIVSKWTGVPVRRMLESEAKKLLRMEGELKKRVVGQEEVIEKVSQAIRRSRAGIADEKRPIGSFMFLGPTGVGKTELALALAEFLFNDEKALVRVDMSEYMERHAVSKFIGSPPGYVGYEESGHLTEAIRHRPYAVLLFDEIEKAHPEVFNIMLQILDNGTLTDAKGRHVNFKNTVIIMTSNIGGEFIREMGSLGFVSESDRKAAKRGDELKTKIQRALENHFRPEFLNRLDEIIIFNSLTPEMLKQIAKIQIMKLARRVSGRGIEILVQKSAEDALAKEGYDPNYGARPLRRLIQNRILNPLAEKIISKEIKEGDVASVEFKNGEFIISAQKLSAPLPEKPKKVKIVA, from the coding sequence ATGCCTCCATTAGGACAATTTACGATAAAGGCGCAGGAGGCCTTGAAAAAGGCGCATGAGCTGGCGATAGAGCGCGGGTCCAGCCAGATAGACGGCTCGCACCTTTTGGCCGCGCTGATTTTGCAGGAAGAAGGCGTCGTGCCGTCTTTGCTGGACAAATTGGAAATAGACCACGCCGGCCTTTTGGATTTGATGATGGGCGAGCTTGAGAGCCCCATCCGCTCCAGCGTGCTTTCCCCGGCGCACCAGATTTATTTGACGCCGGAGCTGGCCAGAATTTTGGAAGAAGCCCACAAGTCGGCTATCTTTTTAAAAGACGAATTCATTTCAACCGAGCACCTGTTTTTGGGTATTTTGGAAGCGCCGTCGCGCGCGAAAGATTTGCTTTCCAGATTTTCTTTAAACCGCGAAATGGTTTTGCGGGCGCTTGCCGACATACGCGGAACCCAGAGGGTTACGGACGCCGAGCCGGAACACAAATACCGCGCGCTTGAAAGATACGCCAGAAATCTGACCCGTCTCGCGCGCGAAGACAAGCTTGACCCGGTTATCGGCCGGGACGGCGAAATCAGGCGGGTGATGCAGGTGCTTTCCCGCCGGACGAAAAACAATCCGGTTTTGATAGGCGAGGCCGGCGTGGGAAAAACCGCTATCGTTGAGGGCTTGGCTCTGCGCATCGCCTCCGGAGACGTTCCGGAAGGCCTGAAAGACAGGGAATTGATTTCACTTGATTTGGGCGCTTTGGTGGCCGGGACGAAATACAGGGGAGAATTTGAGGAACGTTTAAAGGCGGTAATGAAAGAGTTGGAGCGCGCCTCCGGCAAATTCATATTATTCATAGACGAACTCCATACGCTTGTGGGCGCCGGAGCCGCCGAGGGGTCTATGGACGCGTCCAATATGTTAAAACCCGCTTTGGCGCGCGGAGAGCTGCACGCGATCGGCGCCACGACTTTAAAGGAATACCAGAAATATATAGAAAAGGACGCGGCGCTGGCCAGACGTTTCCAGCCGGTTTACGTGGAGGAGCCCTCAACCGAGGACACGATTTCAATTCTTCGCGGCATCAAAAGCAAGTACGAGCTGCACCACGGCATAAAAATTACCGATGCGGCGATAACCGCGGCAGTAAATCTTTCCGCGCGCTACATCACCGACCGCTTTCTGCCGGACAAAGCCATTGACCTTATAGACGAAGCCGCCTCTTCCTTGCGCCTTCAGATGGACAGCATGCCGAACGAACTGGAGGAAACCAGGAGGGAAACGATGCGGCTGGAGATTGAAAAGGAGGCGCTGAAAAAGGAAGAAAATGTCGCGGACAATAAGCAAAAAGTGAGAAAAATACACAAACAGCTCGGAGAGCTTAAGGAAAAAACCGGCGGGCTGGAGCTCCGCTGGAAGCATGAGAAGGAAACCATAGATTCCATCCGCCAGCTGAAAAAGGATTTGGACGTTTTGCGCCAGGAATCGGAGGCGGCGGAGCGGAAGGGAGATTTGGCGAAAGTCGCCGAAATCCGCTACGGACGCGTTCCGGAACTCCAAAAAAAGCTGTTTGCCGAAGAGGGCAAGCTCCGGAAACTGCAGGGGTCAAAACGCATTTTGCGCGAAGAAATCATTGAAGAGGACATTGCCGACATTGTTTCAAAATGGACGGGCGTACCCGTGCGCCGGATGCTTGAATCCGAAGCCAAAAAACTTTTGAGAATGGAGGGCGAGCTTAAAAAGCGCGTTGTGGGCCAGGAAGAGGTTATTGAAAAAGTGTCCCAGGCCATCCGCCGCTCGCGCGCCGGCATCGCGGACGAGAAGCGGCCCATAGGATCATTCATGTTTTTGGGGCCGACGGGGGTTGGAAAAACCGAGCTGGCTCTGGCCTTGGCTGAGTTTCTTTTCAACGATGAAAAAGCGCTGGTGCGGGTGGATATGTCGGAATACATGGAGCGGCACGCCGTCTCCAAATTCATCGGCTCGCCGCCGGGATACGTCGGCTATGAAGAAAGCGGACATCTTACTGAAGCCATCCGCCACAGGCCTTACGCCGTTTTGCTTTTTGACGAGATTGAAAAAGCGCATCCGGAGGTATTCAACATAATGCTCCAGATCTTGGACAACGGCACCCTCACCGACGCCAAAGGAAGGCACGTAAATTTTAAAAACACGGTTATAATCATGACCTCCAATATAGGCGGGGAATTTATCCGCGAGATGGGGAGTTTGGGGTTTGTTTCGGAGAGCGACAGGAAAGCCGCCAAGCGTGGAGACGAGCTTAAAACCAAAATCCAGCGCGCGCTGGAGAACCATTTCCGTCCGGAATTTTTAAACCGCTTGGACGAGATAATCATATTTAATTCCCTGACGCCGGAGATGCTGAAGCAAATCGCCAAAATACAGATTATGAAGCTCGCCCGGCGCGTAAGCGGCAGGGGCATTGAGATTTTGGTGCAGAAGTCCGCCGAGGACGCGCTGGCCAAAGAGGGTTACGACCCAAATTACGGCGCGCGGCCGCTGCGCCGCCTTATTCAAAACAGGATTTTAAATCCCTTGGCGGAGAAAATTATCTCCAAAGAAATCAAGGAAGGAGACGTAGCTTCGGTGGAGTTCAAAAACGGCGAGTTTATAATCTCCGCCCAAAAACTGTCTGCACCTTTGCCAGAAAAGCCGAAAAAGGTTAAAATAGTTGCGTAA
- a CDS encoding type II toxin-antitoxin system RelE/ParE family toxin, whose translation MAYNLRPLPTFDKSLDKLDNNISRRVIEKLDRLAENPALIPRPMGGLPKDLIGLHKTRVGDWRVFFWVNHEKKEIVLYFVEHRDEIYKRLYKK comes from the coding sequence ATGGCATATAACCTTAGGCCTCTTCCGACTTTTGATAAGAGCCTTGATAAACTTGATAACAATATCTCCAGGCGGGTTATAGAAAAACTCGATCGGCTGGCAGAAAATCCTGCTTTGATACCAAGGCCAATGGGCGGGCTGCCGAAAGATTTAATTGGCCTTCATAAAACACGCGTTGGCGACTGGCGTGTTTTCTTTTGGGTAAACCATGAGAAGAAAGAGATAGTTTTATATTTTGTTGAACATCGCGATGAGATTTACAAACGACTGTATAAGAAATAA